ACAATAGTTTTCACGTCTGCATATTGCTTAACAAACTTCGGAACATAATCATCGAACAAACCGAAGATATCATGGTAAACAAGTACCTGACCATCGCAGCCGGCTCCTGCCCCTATTCCTATTGTTGGTATTGAAATATTTTTAGATATTTTTTCGGCAACGTCTGCAACCGCTCCCTCTATAACAATGGCGAATGCGCCCGCCTCTTCCAGAGCTTTTGCGTCTTCGAGCATTTCCTCATGACCATTGCGCCCCTGAACCTTATAGCCGCCCATGGTGTGTACCATCTGAGGCATCAGACCTATGTGCCCCATAACAACTATACCTGCGTCAGTGAACTTCTTAACCATAGAGGCTCTGCCTTTTCCGCCTTCAATTTTCACAGCATCAAACCCTGTTTCTTTAACAAGCCTTATTGCGTTTTCAAGTCCCTGTTCATCAGAAACATGATAAGAGCCAAACGGCATATCCGCAACAAGATAAGCTCTCTTGGAAGCGCGTTTGACAGCCTTTGCATGGTATATTATCTCGTCG
This window of the Denitrovibrio acetiphilus DSM 12809 genome carries:
- the panB gene encoding 3-methyl-2-oxobutanoate hydroxymethyltransferase, which produces MSKYSELKKINLNTFKKMKADGEKITSITAYDYTSAKILDKSGVEIILVGDSLGSVMNGYDNSIPVTLDEIIYHAKAVKRASKRAYLVADMPFGSYHVSDEQGLENAIRLVKETGFDAVKIEGGKGRASMVKKFTDAGIVVMGHIGLMPQMVHTMGGYKVQGRNGHEEMLEDAKALEEAGAFAIVIEGAVADVAEKISKNISIPTIGIGAGAGCDGQVLVYHDIFGLFDDYVPKFVKQYADVKTIVGDACKQYIEDVKASRFPAKEYTY